One genomic window of Micromonospora sp. WMMD1128 includes the following:
- the guaA gene encoding glutamine-hydrolyzing GMP synthase, which produces MSTPRPVLVVDFGAQYAQLIARRVREAKVYSEIVPHSMPVSEMLAKNPAAIILSGGPSSVYAPGAPQIDAGMFDAGVPVFGICYGFQAMAQALGGTVSRTGNREYGGTPLRPRLTDPGVLLRDLPADLPVWMSHGDCVTEAPAGFTVTAESAGAPVAAFEDVAGRRAGVQFHPEVGHTAHGQEMLTRFLYDIAGVAPTWTPESIIDEQVARIREQVGDKEVICGLSGGVDSAVAAALVHRAVGDQLTCVFVDHGLLRAGEAEQVEKDYVAATGIKLKVVDARERFLGALAGVTDPEQKRKIIGREFIRVFEAAAREIAAHGDVEFLVQGTLYPDVVESGGGTGTANIKSHHNVGGLPEDLKFALVEPLRTLFKDEVRTIGLELGLPEAMVWRHPFPGPGLAIRIIGAVDEERLALLRKADLIARQELTAAGLDRGVWQFPVVLLADVRSVGVQGDGRTYGHPVVLRPVSSEDAMTADWSRLPYDVVARISTRITNEVAEVNRVVLDVTSKPPGTIEWE; this is translated from the coding sequence ATGAGCACGCCTCGCCCCGTCCTCGTGGTGGACTTCGGAGCCCAGTACGCCCAGCTCATCGCGCGCCGCGTCCGCGAGGCGAAGGTCTACTCGGAGATCGTCCCGCACTCCATGCCGGTGTCCGAGATGCTGGCGAAGAACCCGGCCGCGATCATCCTGTCCGGTGGCCCGTCGAGCGTCTACGCCCCGGGCGCCCCGCAGATCGACGCCGGCATGTTCGACGCCGGCGTGCCGGTGTTCGGCATCTGCTACGGCTTCCAGGCGATGGCGCAGGCACTCGGCGGTACGGTCTCGCGGACCGGCAACCGGGAGTACGGCGGCACCCCGCTGCGTCCGCGCCTGACCGACCCCGGTGTGCTGCTGCGTGACCTGCCGGCGGACCTGCCGGTCTGGATGAGCCACGGCGACTGCGTGACCGAGGCGCCGGCCGGCTTCACGGTCACCGCCGAGTCGGCCGGGGCCCCGGTCGCCGCGTTCGAGGACGTGGCCGGCCGGCGGGCCGGGGTGCAGTTCCACCCCGAGGTGGGGCACACCGCGCACGGCCAGGAGATGCTGACCCGCTTCCTCTACGACATCGCCGGGGTCGCGCCGACCTGGACGCCGGAGAGCATCATCGACGAGCAGGTCGCCCGGATCCGCGAGCAGGTCGGCGACAAGGAGGTCATCTGCGGCCTCTCCGGCGGCGTGGACTCGGCGGTCGCGGCGGCGCTCGTGCACCGGGCGGTGGGCGATCAGCTCACCTGCGTCTTCGTGGACCACGGGTTGCTGCGGGCCGGCGAGGCCGAGCAGGTGGAGAAGGACTACGTGGCGGCGACCGGGATCAAGCTCAAGGTGGTCGACGCCCGGGAGCGGTTCCTCGGCGCGCTCGCCGGGGTGACCGATCCGGAACAGAAGCGCAAGATCATCGGCCGCGAGTTCATCCGGGTCTTCGAGGCCGCCGCCCGGGAGATCGCCGCGCACGGCGACGTGGAGTTCCTGGTGCAGGGCACGCTCTACCCGGACGTGGTGGAGTCCGGCGGCGGCACCGGCACCGCCAACATCAAGAGCCACCACAACGTCGGCGGCCTGCCCGAGGACCTGAAGTTCGCCCTGGTCGAGCCGCTGCGCACGCTGTTCAAGGACGAGGTCCGCACGATCGGCCTGGAGCTGGGGCTGCCCGAGGCGATGGTGTGGCGGCACCCGTTCCCCGGCCCCGGCCTGGCCATCCGGATCATCGGCGCGGTCGACGAGGAGCGTCTCGCCCTGCTCCGCAAGGCCGACCTGATCGCCCGGCAGGAGCTCACCGCGGCCGGCCTCGACCGGGGGGTCTGGCAGTTCCCGGTGGTGCTGCTTGCCGACGTCCGCAGCGTCGGCGTGCAGGGCGACGGACGCACCTACGGGCACCCGGTGGTGCTGCGCCCGGTCTCCAGCGAGGACGCGATGACGGCCGACTGGTCCCGCCTGCCCTACGACGTGGTGGCCCGGATCTCCACCCGGATCACCAACGAGGTCGCCGAGGTCAACCGCGTGGTGCTGGACGTGACGAGCAAGCCGCCGGGCACCATCGAGTGGGAGTGA
- a CDS encoding PspC domain-containing protein: MTYTNPSQAPYKQLRRPVSDRMIAGVASGVGRYFALDPTLVRVVFATATVLTGGLAALAYPIMWFLMPEEPAGAPAWPHPPGTAPGWPPVPPTAPVPPGTGPRPEAGPPPAA; this comes from the coding sequence ATGACCTACACGAACCCTTCCCAGGCCCCGTACAAGCAACTCCGCCGGCCGGTGAGCGACCGCATGATCGCCGGGGTGGCAAGCGGTGTCGGCCGCTACTTCGCCCTCGATCCCACCCTGGTGCGGGTGGTCTTCGCCACTGCCACGGTGCTCACCGGCGGGTTGGCCGCGCTCGCGTACCCGATCATGTGGTTCCTGATGCCCGAGGAGCCGGCCGGCGCGCCCGCCTGGCCGCACCCGCCGGGCACCGCGCCCGGTTGGCCGCCGGTCCCGCCGACCGCGCCGGTCCCGCCGGGGACGGGGCCTCGGCCGGAGGCCGGGCCGCCGCCGGCCGCGTGA
- a CDS encoding NUDIX domain-containing protein, which produces MTTSLEPLRRIAAYAVCADSNGRVLLVRASERSGTPGTWSLPGGAVDHGEDPKHTVVRETAAETGLSVAVAGLQDVLADMRALPERRITIHTDRLLYTVSVRGGTLTERIDRPTDLARWFTLDEARELPLRSFTARALGLPTSSHDVVPEEVPEFPSFYAVPGPDGLHRAQRFAAYAVVTDPEERVLLTRVSDGYPGAGCWHLPGGGTDYGEQPAAALIRELVEETGQTGRLVELLGVASHRDAASLGPEGYPIDWHGVRAFYRVVVDQPAPPTVADVGGSTCEARWFRREELGALPTDRLTEVTAEAVQAAHLL; this is translated from the coding sequence GTGACCACCTCGCTGGAGCCGCTACGCAGGATCGCGGCATACGCAGTTTGTGCTGATTCAAACGGCCGAGTGTTGCTGGTCCGCGCATCGGAGCGCTCCGGCACCCCCGGCACCTGGTCGCTCCCCGGAGGCGCGGTCGACCACGGTGAGGACCCCAAGCACACAGTTGTCCGGGAGACCGCGGCCGAGACCGGGCTCTCGGTCGCCGTCGCCGGCCTACAGGACGTGCTCGCCGACATGCGGGCGCTGCCCGAGCGGCGCATCACGATCCACACCGACCGCCTGCTCTACACCGTCTCGGTCCGCGGCGGGACGCTCACCGAGCGGATCGACCGTCCGACCGACCTGGCCCGCTGGTTCACCCTCGACGAGGCCCGCGAGCTGCCGTTGCGGTCGTTCACCGCGCGTGCGCTGGGCCTGCCCACCTCCAGCCACGACGTCGTGCCGGAAGAGGTCCCGGAGTTCCCCTCGTTCTACGCCGTCCCCGGTCCGGACGGGCTGCACCGGGCGCAGCGCTTCGCCGCGTACGCGGTGGTGACCGACCCGGAGGAGCGGGTGCTGCTGACCCGCGTCTCCGACGGTTATCCGGGTGCTGGCTGCTGGCACCTGCCCGGCGGCGGCACCGACTACGGCGAGCAGCCCGCCGCGGCGCTGATCCGGGAGTTGGTCGAGGAGACCGGGCAGACCGGCCGCCTGGTCGAGCTGCTCGGGGTGGCCAGCCACCGCGACGCCGCCTCGCTCGGTCCGGAGGGCTACCCGATCGACTGGCACGGCGTCCGCGCCTTCTACCGGGTGGTCGTCGACCAGCCCGCCCCGCCGACGGTGGCGGACGTCGGTGGCTCGACGTGCGAGGCCCGCTGGTTCCGCCGCGAGGAACTGGGCGCTCTCCCCACCGACCGCCTGACCGAGGTGACCGCCGAGGCAGTCCAGGCCGCCCACCTTCTCTAG
- a CDS encoding CDP-alcohol phosphatidyltransferase family protein: MRRSSTFARQVLLVRVGRRDGLAGSRTDLVTPDHRYADRQRRRYGRFEADLEAVRPISSTFAPVAAVAPPEPVAAPEPVAPLAPVDDAPAMSIPLLPGDRTAARRAKFALVNACTLSSLMLGMLAIFLAMQGEVRIAAVCLIACVAFDGLDGALARKLGVASPFGAQMDSLADMCSFGLAAPVVVYASLAGSAPPAAAAVACALVASCAAIRLARFNVSPKDGRFFCGVPTTMAAMVLALTVAIGLPVPGLVMVAGVALLAFAMVSSFPYAKLARLVKLPPWLWLAPVVGALVDIRLTFALVVVGYLVSGPLLWLHQRRAA; this comes from the coding sequence TTGCGCCGCAGCAGCACGTTCGCCCGCCAGGTGCTGCTGGTCCGGGTGGGCCGCCGGGACGGCCTGGCCGGTTCCAGGACCGACCTGGTCACCCCCGACCACCGCTACGCCGACCGCCAGCGCCGTCGCTACGGCCGGTTCGAGGCCGACCTCGAAGCGGTACGCCCGATCAGCTCGACGTTCGCCCCGGTCGCTGCGGTCGCTCCGCCCGAGCCGGTCGCTGCGCCCGAGCCGGTCGCTCCGCTCGCCCCGGTCGACGACGCTCCGGCGATGTCGATCCCGCTACTTCCGGGTGACCGCACCGCCGCTCGGCGGGCCAAGTTCGCGCTCGTCAACGCGTGCACCCTGAGCAGCCTGATGCTCGGCATGCTGGCCATCTTCCTGGCCATGCAGGGTGAGGTGCGGATCGCCGCGGTCTGCCTGATCGCGTGCGTCGCGTTCGACGGTCTCGACGGCGCGCTGGCCCGCAAGCTCGGCGTGGCCAGCCCGTTCGGCGCGCAGATGGACTCGCTCGCCGACATGTGCTCGTTCGGCCTCGCCGCGCCGGTGGTGGTCTACGCCTCCCTCGCCGGTTCGGCGCCGCCGGCCGCCGCCGCGGTCGCCTGCGCCCTGGTCGCCTCGTGCGCGGCCATCCGGCTCGCCCGGTTCAACGTCTCGCCGAAGGACGGCCGCTTCTTCTGCGGCGTGCCGACCACCATGGCGGCGATGGTGCTCGCCCTGACCGTGGCGATCGGGCTCCCGGTCCCCGGCCTGGTGATGGTCGCCGGCGTGGCGTTGCTCGCCTTCGCCATGGTGTCCAGTTTCCCGTACGCCAAGCTGGCCCGGTTGGTGAAGCTGCCGCCGTGGCTCTGGCTCGCCCCGGTGGTCGGCGCGCTCGTCGACATCCGGCTCACCTTCGCGCTCGTGGTGGTGGGCTACCTGGTCAGCGGCCCGCTGCTCTGGCTGCACCAGCGTCGCGCCGCCTGA
- a CDS encoding phosphatidylserine decarboxylase yields MTQSPAVRVTGPSGAVRLGERAARTLVAEFARRNDPKAGLLVGATPESAVLAAAIEALLPGDRLVVAPAEGAAAVALREHVTAQGRWVADRVRVVDTLAEADAAAVVIVAEPFTGTAEEARAAVDGLTKYLAEGAVLSVAAPLFRTEGAGPELDRQGVLHGVRTDVVLRNSPPVRVHHLRFTPAPALLAASLSPAYRPSSVPLTRRMHIDSNGVAAAGITLGLAALARAARPKSRLWLLPALATAPVAAFFRDPERDVPEDPSAVVASADGQVLSVQRLTDERFGDGEWLRIAVFLSVLDVHVNRTPVAGKVVDYFVADGGFVNAMKPDAEHNVAAYTVLDTDHGTVVVAQRTGLIARRIVQRAPVGSLLAKGERFGLIRFGSRTDVYLPADAAEPLVGPGDKVVGGATVIARWR; encoded by the coding sequence ATGACCCAGTCCCCCGCCGTGCGCGTCACCGGCCCGTCCGGTGCGGTCCGCCTCGGCGAGCGCGCCGCCCGTACGCTCGTCGCCGAGTTCGCCCGGCGTAACGACCCGAAGGCCGGCCTGCTGGTCGGCGCGACCCCGGAGTCCGCGGTGCTGGCCGCGGCGATCGAGGCGCTGCTCCCGGGCGACCGCCTGGTGGTCGCGCCGGCGGAGGGCGCCGCGGCGGTGGCGCTGCGGGAGCACGTGACGGCCCAGGGTCGCTGGGTCGCCGACCGGGTACGCGTGGTCGACACGCTCGCCGAGGCGGACGCGGCGGCGGTGGTGATCGTCGCCGAGCCGTTCACCGGCACCGCCGAGGAGGCCCGCGCCGCGGTGGACGGGCTCACCAAATACCTGGCCGAGGGCGCGGTGCTCAGTGTCGCCGCGCCGCTGTTCCGCACCGAGGGCGCCGGCCCGGAGCTGGATCGGCAGGGCGTGCTGCACGGCGTCCGCACCGACGTGGTGCTGCGCAACTCCCCGCCGGTACGCGTACACCATCTCCGTTTCACCCCGGCGCCGGCCCTGCTTGCCGCCTCGCTCTCGCCGGCGTACCGGCCGTCGAGCGTGCCGTTGACCCGCCGGATGCACATCGACTCCAACGGGGTGGCCGCCGCCGGCATCACGCTCGGCCTGGCCGCCCTGGCCCGGGCCGCCCGGCCGAAGTCCCGGCTCTGGCTGCTGCCGGCGCTCGCCACGGCACCGGTGGCCGCGTTCTTCCGGGACCCGGAGCGGGACGTCCCGGAGGACCCGTCGGCCGTGGTCGCCTCGGCGGACGGCCAGGTCCTGTCCGTGCAGCGGCTCACCGACGAGCGCTTCGGCGACGGCGAGTGGCTGCGGATCGCGGTCTTCCTGTCGGTGCTGGACGTGCACGTCAACCGCACTCCGGTGGCCGGCAAGGTGGTCGACTACTTCGTCGCCGACGGCGGCTTCGTCAACGCGATGAAGCCGGACGCCGAACACAACGTGGCGGCGTACACGGTGTTGGACACCGACCACGGCACGGTGGTGGTGGCCCAGCGCACCGGGCTGATCGCCCGCCGGATCGTGCAGCGGGCGCCGGTCGGCTCACTACTCGCGAAGGGTGAACGCTTCGGGCTGATCCGGTTCGGCTCGCGTACCGACGTCTACCTGCCGGCCGACGCGGCGGAACCGCTGGTCGGCCCGGGCGACAAGGTGGTCGGCGGGGCCACCGTCATCGCCCGCTGGCGCTGA
- a CDS encoding PspC domain-containing protein encodes MTEDAAHSRRHWAAAPGDPPPPPGPAPAADAGPPPGGDTPFADPPPGGYAPPPGAAGFTTRYGLVRPREGRYLAGVCAAIGRATNTDPVLWRVLLAVLGFFGGIGIFVYVAAWLIIPGEGDTASPVESMLGRGRSSMSPVTVIVLGIVVAVGFGYVVTDGFRAILLGAVILIGGALMLNRDQRGPAFRTGAPGQPPGPVPPGAWPPPATGPGTASWVGPPAGPGAPWTGGSAGYAAPAGPATPARPGEPAGSASPGWPAGRAEDGIGSPPVVSSDPAYRGATPTRAESDHPAGHIEPGYPPPPTAPADPATRVEPGYPATRVEPGYPATRVEPGYPATPLSAPGWPAAASTRPTRSGPVTAALPGTAGDTGAWPTSGAAWPAPPTAGAPVGEPVTAPTGAPPPGGYRPPFAPHGPYAGSPPAPAPARPPRPPKRPKERSPLGAITFSLIFLALGLVAMLDLMDVFPVGAAGYFAATLATIGLGLLVGTWFGRARWLIALGLVAGAALGVATVAESYDRVRGIDGNVTWAPSDRNDLADRYENNFGDAVLDLRAIDFDKQDTQVTVAVNFGKATVVVPPNVDVTTVADVNAGDASVFGRHTSGLNGRLWESTDAGADGPGGGTLRLYVHVNAGNLEVTR; translated from the coding sequence ATGACCGAGGACGCTGCCCATTCGCGCCGCCACTGGGCGGCAGCACCGGGCGATCCACCGCCCCCGCCGGGGCCGGCACCCGCCGCCGACGCCGGGCCACCGCCCGGCGGCGACACGCCGTTCGCCGACCCACCACCGGGCGGGTACGCCCCACCGCCCGGCGCCGCCGGCTTCACCACCCGGTACGGTCTGGTCCGTCCCCGGGAGGGTCGCTACCTGGCCGGGGTGTGCGCGGCCATCGGCCGGGCCACGAACACCGACCCGGTGCTGTGGCGCGTCCTCCTGGCCGTGCTCGGTTTCTTCGGTGGCATCGGCATCTTCGTCTACGTCGCCGCCTGGCTGATCATCCCCGGCGAGGGGGACACCGCATCCCCGGTGGAGTCGATGCTCGGTCGGGGTCGCTCCAGCATGTCCCCGGTCACCGTGATCGTCCTCGGCATCGTGGTCGCGGTCGGCTTCGGCTACGTCGTCACCGACGGATTCCGGGCCATCCTGCTCGGCGCGGTGATCCTGATCGGTGGCGCGCTGATGCTCAACCGCGACCAGCGCGGACCCGCCTTCCGCACCGGCGCGCCCGGCCAGCCGCCGGGTCCGGTGCCGCCGGGCGCCTGGCCGCCGCCGGCGACCGGGCCTGGCACCGCGTCCTGGGTCGGTCCGCCGGCCGGGCCGGGGGCGCCGTGGACCGGCGGGTCCGCCGGGTACGCGGCACCGGCCGGGCCGGCCACCCCGGCTCGGCCCGGCGAACCGGCCGGATCCGCGTCGCCGGGTTGGCCCGCCGGCCGGGCCGAGGATGGAATCGGCTCCCCGCCCGTCGTCAGCTCCGATCCGGCCTACCGGGGCGCCACTCCCACCCGGGCCGAATCCGACCACCCCGCCGGGCACATCGAGCCGGGCTACCCGCCCCCGCCCACCGCCCCCGCCGACCCGGCCACGCGCGTCGAACCCGGCTACCCGGCCACCCGCGTCGAACCCGGCTATCCGGCCACCCGCGTCGAGCCCGGCTATCCGGCCACGCCGCTGTCCGCTCCGGGCTGGCCGGCCGCGGCGAGCACCCGGCCGACGCGGTCCGGGCCGGTGACCGCCGCGCTGCCCGGGACGGCCGGGGACACCGGCGCGTGGCCGACCTCCGGCGCGGCGTGGCCCGCCCCCCCGACCGCAGGCGCCCCGGTGGGCGAGCCGGTCACCGCGCCGACCGGCGCGCCGCCGCCGGGCGGCTACCGACCGCCGTTCGCTCCGCACGGTCCGTACGCCGGCTCGCCTCCCGCCCCGGCGCCGGCCCGTCCCCCCCGCCCGCCGAAAAGGCCGAAGGAACGTTCCCCGCTCGGTGCGATCACCTTCTCGCTGATCTTCCTGGCGCTGGGCCTGGTGGCGATGCTCGACCTGATGGACGTGTTTCCGGTCGGCGCCGCCGGCTACTTCGCCGCGACGCTTGCCACCATCGGCCTCGGACTGCTCGTGGGCACCTGGTTCGGCCGGGCCCGCTGGCTGATCGCCCTCGGTCTGGTGGCCGGGGCGGCGCTCGGCGTCGCCACCGTCGCCGAGTCCTACGACCGGGTCCGGGGCATCGACGGCAACGTCACCTGGGCGCCGTCCGACCGCAACGACCTGGCCGACCGGTACGAGAACAACTTCGGCGACGCCGTGCTCGACCTGCGGGCGATCGACTTCGACAAGCAGGACACCCAGGTGACGGTCGCGGTGAACTTCGGCAAGGCCACAGTGGTCGTGCCGCCGAACGTGGACGTGACCACGGTGGCCGACGTCAACGCGGGTGACGCCTCCGTCTTCGGCCGGCACACCAGTGGGCTCAACGGCCGGCTCTGGGAGAGCACCGATGCCGGCGCGGACGGCCCCGGCGGGGGCACGCTCCGGCTCTACGTCCACGTGAACGCCGGAAACCTGGAGGTGACCCGATGA
- a CDS encoding ATP-binding protein yields the protein MSAPTREFPISSTVTPHPPRLYRATEHRLGAGVAAGIADHLGIPVLRVRVAFMVLLGLSGLGLLLYAAFWAVVPPRPGDTAAPPRRDLNQLLPFVAIGLGVLLLQVVAFDSVGAAGTAGWLVAIIAVGAGVIWHQSGPERRRQWGDSAVPWLGAVVEESDRRAFVLRFIGGGVLVAVGIIGVAAVYSPAQNFDAVLNGVIFALVGLAGVGVVTGPVLWRTWNQLRSEREGRIREQERAELAAMVHDQVLHTLALIQRNASDVKTVQRLARGQERSLRNWLYKPTASPTERFAAALEQAAAEVEDTFAITVEAVVVGDRETDERVGALVAAAREALVNAARHAGVQTVSLYAEVEPEQVSVFVRDRGKGFDPDTVENHRHGVSGSIIGRMKRHGGRAEIRSEPGEGTEVRLILPISGSGATAERDR from the coding sequence ATCTCCGCGCCGACCCGGGAGTTTCCGATCAGCAGCACCGTCACGCCGCATCCCCCGCGTCTCTACCGGGCCACCGAGCACCGGTTGGGCGCCGGGGTGGCCGCCGGCATCGCCGACCACCTGGGCATCCCGGTGCTCCGGGTACGGGTGGCGTTCATGGTGCTGCTCGGGCTGAGCGGGCTCGGGTTGCTGCTCTACGCGGCCTTCTGGGCGGTGGTCCCGCCCCGGCCCGGCGACACCGCCGCCCCGCCCCGCCGCGACCTCAACCAGCTGCTGCCGTTCGTGGCGATCGGGCTGGGCGTCCTGCTGCTCCAGGTGGTCGCGTTCGACTCGGTCGGCGCGGCCGGCACCGCCGGATGGCTGGTTGCGATCATCGCGGTGGGCGCCGGCGTGATCTGGCACCAGTCCGGCCCGGAGCGACGCCGGCAGTGGGGCGACTCCGCGGTGCCCTGGTTGGGCGCGGTGGTGGAGGAGAGCGACCGCCGGGCGTTCGTGCTCCGCTTCATCGGCGGTGGGGTGCTCGTCGCGGTCGGGATCATCGGCGTGGCCGCGGTCTACTCGCCGGCGCAGAACTTCGACGCGGTGCTCAACGGCGTCATCTTCGCACTGGTCGGGCTGGCCGGGGTGGGTGTGGTCACCGGCCCGGTGCTCTGGCGCACCTGGAACCAGCTGCGGTCGGAGCGGGAGGGCCGCATCCGTGAGCAGGAGCGGGCCGAGCTGGCCGCCATGGTGCACGACCAGGTGCTGCACACGCTCGCGCTGATCCAGCGCAACGCCAGTGACGTCAAGACGGTGCAGCGGTTGGCCCGGGGCCAGGAGCGCTCGCTGCGCAACTGGCTCTACAAGCCGACCGCCTCGCCGACGGAGCGCTTCGCGGCCGCGCTGGAGCAGGCTGCCGCAGAGGTGGAGGACACGTTCGCGATCACGGTCGAGGCGGTGGTGGTCGGCGACCGGGAGACGGACGAGCGGGTCGGCGCGCTCGTCGCCGCCGCCCGGGAGGCGCTCGTCAACGCGGCCCGGCACGCCGGGGTGCAGACCGTGTCGCTCTATGCCGAGGTGGAGCCGGAGCAGGTGAGCGTGTTCGTCCGGGACCGGGGGAAGGGCTTCGACCCGGATACGGTGGAGAATCACCGGCACGGCGTCAGCGGTTCGATCATCGGACGGATGAAGCGGCACGGTGGCCGGGCGGAGATCCGGTCCGAGCCGGGAGAAGGGACCGAGGTCCGGCTGATCCTGCCGATCAGCGGCTCCGGCGCCACGGCGGAAAGGGACAGATGA
- a CDS encoding response regulator transcription factor, whose amino-acid sequence MSEQEPVEGATPRGPLRVFLVDDHAMFRAGVRAELGTRVDVVGEASSVAEAVTRIAATGPDVVLLDVHMPDGGGRAVLEAMRRTHPQVKFLALSVSDAAEDVIGLIRAGARGYVTKTISPEELTDAIRRVADGDAVFSPRLAGFVLDAFASRPDAPVADPELDQLTNREREVLRLLARGYAYKEIAKELFISIKTVETHVSNVLRKLQMSNRYELSRWAADRRLV is encoded by the coding sequence ATGTCCGAGCAGGAACCGGTCGAGGGCGCGACGCCGCGAGGCCCGCTGCGGGTGTTCCTCGTCGACGACCACGCGATGTTCCGGGCCGGCGTCCGCGCCGAGCTGGGCACCCGGGTCGACGTCGTGGGCGAGGCCAGTTCGGTGGCCGAGGCGGTGACCCGGATCGCCGCCACCGGCCCGGACGTGGTGCTGCTCGACGTGCACATGCCGGACGGGGGTGGCCGGGCGGTGCTGGAGGCGATGCGGCGGACCCACCCGCAGGTGAAGTTCCTGGCGTTGAGCGTGTCCGACGCGGCGGAGGACGTGATCGGTCTGATCCGGGCCGGCGCCCGGGGTTACGTCACCAAGACCATCTCGCCGGAGGAACTGACCGACGCGATCCGCCGGGTGGCCGACGGCGACGCCGTGTTCAGCCCGCGGCTGGCGGGGTTCGTGCTCGACGCGTTCGCGTCCCGGCCGGACGCGCCGGTCGCCGACCCCGAGCTGGACCAGCTCACCAACCGGGAGCGCGAGGTCCTGCGGCTGCTCGCCCGGGGGTACGCCTACAAGGAGATCGCGAAGGAGCTCTTCATCTCGATCAAGACGGTCGAGACGCACGTGTCCAACGTGCTGCGCAAGCTCCAGATGTCGAACCGGTACGAGTTGTCCCGGTGGGCTGCCGACCGCCGGCTCGTCTGA
- a CDS encoding ABC transporter substrate-binding protein — protein sequence MRVSKRASGALAVGAAFALIASGCSSGNNDDGDGSGASSDGAIVVDGTQPENPLVPANTTETGGGKIIDWVWSGLVEYPNNGGAPQNLLAESIDTSDSKVFKIKIKPNTKFHDGTTVKAESFVKAWNWAAYGPNGAQNASFFSDIQGFEDVYTEDPDGPDGPKKAPEPKAKEMSGLKVVDDTTFEVTLAAPTAVFPTKLGYSAFMPLPDAFFATTPAEFGKKPIGNGPVSLVSWQDDVEIKLTRFDDYSLRDKMKIKDVTVKMYQDDTAAYNDLLAGNLDFQQQVPVSSLAGDKWKTDLGERAIQTTVPSNGIIAFPIYDKKFQNAKLRKAISLSIDRQAITDKIFFGNRKPADSWANPLTPGATPGDCTSCKFDPAQAKQLLQEAGGFQGKLTLSYNADASHKEWMEAVAQQIKTNLGIDAVAVGVPTFAVFRANINAYKMDGMYRAGWQQDYPDVENWINPLYVTGGSSNDGKYSNPQVDALAKEASSAPSLEEAHKKFAEATKLIDQDVPAIPVYFSGEQSGHSEKIKKLELTNVGELDITSVEL from the coding sequence ATGAGAGTCTCGAAGCGGGCGAGCGGCGCGCTCGCGGTGGGCGCGGCATTCGCGCTCATCGCGTCCGGCTGCTCCAGCGGGAACAACGACGACGGTGACGGCTCCGGCGCGAGTTCGGACGGCGCCATCGTCGTCGACGGCACCCAGCCGGAGAACCCCCTGGTTCCGGCGAACACCACCGAGACCGGTGGCGGCAAGATCATCGACTGGGTCTGGAGCGGCCTGGTCGAGTACCCCAACAACGGTGGGGCGCCGCAGAACCTGCTCGCCGAGTCGATCGACACGAGCGACTCGAAGGTCTTCAAGATCAAGATCAAGCCGAACACCAAGTTCCACGACGGCACCACCGTCAAGGCCGAGAGCTTCGTCAAGGCCTGGAACTGGGCGGCGTACGGGCCGAACGGCGCGCAGAACGCCTCGTTCTTCTCCGACATCCAGGGCTTCGAGGACGTCTACACCGAGGACCCGGACGGCCCGGACGGCCCGAAGAAGGCCCCGGAGCCGAAGGCCAAGGAGATGTCCGGCCTCAAGGTCGTCGACGACACGACCTTCGAGGTCACGCTCGCCGCGCCGACCGCCGTGTTCCCGACCAAGCTCGGCTACAGCGCCTTCATGCCGCTGCCGGACGCGTTCTTCGCCACCACCCCGGCGGAGTTCGGCAAGAAGCCGATCGGTAACGGCCCGGTCAGTCTCGTCTCCTGGCAGGACGACGTCGAGATCAAGCTCACGCGCTTCGACGACTACAGCCTGCGTGACAAGATGAAGATCAAGGACGTCACCGTCAAGATGTACCAGGACGACACGGCGGCGTACAACGACCTGCTCGCCGGCAACCTGGACTTCCAGCAGCAGGTTCCGGTCTCGTCGCTGGCCGGCGACAAGTGGAAGACCGACCTGGGCGAGCGCGCGATCCAGACGACCGTCCCGTCGAACGGCATCATCGCCTTCCCGATCTACGACAAGAAGTTCCAGAACGCCAAGCTGCGTAAGGCGATCTCGCTCTCCATCGACCGGCAGGCCATCACCGACAAGATCTTCTTCGGTAACCGGAAGCCGGCCGACAGCTGGGCCAACCCGCTGACCCCGGGCGCGACCCCGGGCGACTGCACCTCCTGCAAGTTCGACCCGGCCCAGGCCAAGCAGCTCCTCCAGGAGGCCGGCGGCTTCCAGGGCAAGCTGACCCTGTCGTACAACGCGGACGCCAGCCACAAGGAGTGGATGGAGGCCGTCGCCCAGCAGATCAAGACCAACCTGGGCATCGACGCGGTCGCCGTCGGCGTGCCGACCTTCGCGGTCTTCCGCGCCAACATCAACGCCTACAAGATGGACGGCATGTACCGGGCCGGTTGGCAGCAGGACTACCCGGACGTGGAGAACTGGATCAACCCGCTCTACGTGACCGGCGGTTCCTCGAACGACGGCAAGTACAGCAACCCGCAGGTGGACGCCCTCGCCAAGGAGGCCTCCTCGGCCCCCAGCCTCGAGGAGGCGCACAAGAAGTTCGCCGAGGCCACCAAGCTCATCGACCAGGACGTCCCGGCGATCCCGGTCTACTTCAGCGGCGAGCAGTCCGGCCACTCGGAGAAGATCAAGAAGCTGGAACTGACCAACGTCGGCGAACTCGACATCACCTCGGTCGAGCTCTGA